The following coding sequences lie in one Longimicrobium sp. genomic window:
- a CDS encoding ATP-binding protein — protein sequence MTSPDHPPSPTRERDLSFLVEATRLLADSLDVETTLATVARLSLPHLGSWCMVDLMEAGHMRRLAIIHPDADKQALAEQLLEGWPPLRDDPLGVPSAMRTRRSQVVFPVTDEMLVAAARSAKNLALLRALEIGSFMTIPLVARGDVLGAITYVSPNHGDSFTPRDLVLGEDLAARVAIAIDNSRLMRHAERALAAAELSEERFSRIIGIAAEAIISVDEAQRVILFNEGAEHIFGYREGEIMGQSLAVLLPERARAVHEQHVRAFGESPEVARRMGHRHEIAGRRKNGEEFPAEASISKLEVGGERVYTVVLRDTTEARNAVLAQEKLLLAVTQATVARTRLLRGVTHDVKNPLGAADGFAQLLELELRGTLLPEQAKLVAGVRRGIRSALAIITDLLDLSLAESGGLPVHRAPVDLAAVAGEALDDHRGVAEAAGHVLVWEGGAPVPVYTDPVRVREVLGNLLTNAIKYTPAPGRITLWIGTDAGGTPPGPGRWVAAHVRDTGPGIPPEARESIFGEFHRLHSAAQASGHGLGLAISRLIARLLDGDLTVSGEPGEGATFSLWLPADNEKGQVAAFPEPLHPAGAPSA from the coding sequence ATGACCTCACCCGACCACCCGCCGTCGCCCACCCGGGAGCGGGACCTCTCCTTCCTGGTAGAGGCGACCCGGCTCCTGGCCGATTCGCTGGACGTGGAGACGACGCTTGCGACGGTGGCGCGCCTCTCCCTCCCGCATCTCGGCTCGTGGTGCATGGTGGACCTGATGGAGGCCGGCCACATGCGGCGGCTCGCCATCATCCACCCGGACGCTGACAAGCAGGCACTGGCGGAGCAGCTCCTGGAGGGGTGGCCGCCCCTGCGCGACGATCCGCTGGGCGTTCCGTCGGCCATGCGGACCCGGCGGAGCCAGGTCGTGTTTCCCGTGACCGACGAAATGCTCGTCGCCGCGGCGCGGTCGGCGAAGAACCTGGCCCTGCTGCGCGCGCTCGAGATCGGGTCGTTCATGACGATTCCGCTCGTGGCGCGGGGCGACGTGCTCGGCGCCATCACCTACGTCAGCCCCAATCACGGCGACTCGTTCACGCCCCGGGACCTGGTGCTCGGCGAAGACCTCGCCGCACGCGTCGCGATCGCCATCGACAACTCGCGGCTGATGCGGCACGCCGAGCGCGCCCTCGCGGCCGCCGAGCTTTCGGAAGAACGCTTCTCGCGGATCATCGGCATCGCCGCCGAAGCCATCATCTCGGTAGACGAGGCCCAGCGGGTCATCCTCTTCAACGAAGGGGCGGAGCACATCTTCGGGTACCGTGAGGGCGAGATCATGGGCCAGTCCCTCGCCGTGCTCCTGCCCGAGCGCGCCCGTGCCGTGCACGAGCAGCACGTCCGCGCGTTCGGCGAGTCACCCGAGGTCGCGCGGCGGATGGGACACCGGCACGAAATTGCCGGCCGCCGCAAGAACGGGGAGGAGTTTCCGGCCGAGGCCTCCATTTCCAAGCTGGAGGTGGGAGGTGAGCGGGTCTATACGGTGGTGCTGCGAGACACGACCGAAGCGAGGAACGCCGTGCTCGCCCAGGAGAAGCTCCTGCTCGCCGTTACACAGGCCACGGTGGCGCGGACCCGCCTGCTCCGTGGGGTGACCCACGACGTCAAGAACCCGCTGGGCGCGGCGGATGGATTCGCGCAGCTCCTGGAGCTGGAGCTGCGCGGCACGCTCCTCCCCGAGCAGGCGAAGCTCGTGGCCGGCGTCCGGCGTGGTATTCGCAGCGCCCTGGCGATCATCACCGACCTCCTGGACCTGTCGCTCGCGGAAAGCGGCGGCCTGCCGGTGCACCGGGCGCCGGTGGACCTTGCGGCGGTGGCCGGGGAGGCGCTGGACGACCATCGGGGCGTGGCCGAGGCCGCGGGGCACGTGCTTGTCTGGGAGGGTGGCGCACCGGTGCCCGTCTACACGGACCCGGTCCGGGTGCGCGAAGTGCTCGGCAACCTCCTCACCAACGCGATCAAGTACACGCCGGCTCCCGGCCGCATCACCCTCTGGATCGGAACGGATGCGGGCGGCACCCCGCCGGGCCCGGGCAGGTGGGTCGCGGCTCACGTGCGCGACACCGGCCCCGGGATTCCGCCCGAAGCGCGAGAAAGCATCTTCGGCGAATTCCACCGGCTGCATTCCGCCGCGCAGGCGAGCGGACACGGCCTGGGCCTCGCGATCAGCCGGCTGATCGCCCGCCTTCTGGACGGTGACCTCACGGTGTCGGGCGAGCCGGGTGAGGGTGCGACCTTCTCGCTCTGGCTCCCCGCCGACAACGAAAAGGGGCAGGTGGCGGCGTTCCCCGAGCCGTTGCACCCCGCAGGGGCGCCGTCCGCGTAG
- a CDS encoding condensation domain-containing protein, with protein AYAHQDLPFARLVSALRPDCGPGEMPLFQVVFELEHARARQETLRLPAVAPSPLGRSPKDRQTLRSELRLTMSDDGTNVGGSLVYRTELFDSATIERMIGDYLALLEGAVADPDRPVAELFSSGTRDSTPLPGPEPTAAALGSGPGSTYTAP; from the coding sequence GCGTACGCGCACCAGGACCTCCCCTTCGCCCGGCTGGTGAGCGCGCTGCGGCCGGACTGCGGCCCGGGAGAGATGCCGCTCTTCCAGGTGGTGTTCGAGCTGGAGCACGCCCGCGCCAGGCAGGAGACGCTGCGGCTGCCGGCCGTGGCGCCGAGCCCGCTCGGGCGCTCGCCGAAGGACCGCCAGACGCTCCGCAGCGAGCTGCGCCTGACCATGAGCGACGACGGCACGAACGTCGGCGGCTCCCTCGTGTACCGGACGGAGCTGTTCGATTCCGCCACGATCGAGCGGATGATCGGCGACTACCTGGCCCTGCTCGAGGGCGCCGTGGCCGATCCGGACCGGCCCGTGGCGGAGCTCTTCTCGTCCGGAACCCGCGATTCGACGCCGCTTCCCGGGCCGGAGCCGACGGCGGCCGCGCTGGGGAGCGGGCCGGGCTCCACGTACACCGCGCCGTAG
- a CDS encoding GH36-type glycosyl hydrolase domain-containing protein: MAAAAWAERLSVITVRTPDPAFDAMVNRWMLYQALACRMWARSALYQSSGAYGFRDQLQDVLAFVYAEPAVAREHLLRAAARQFVEGDVQHWWHPQSGRGVRTRFSDDLAWLPYVVDGYVKVTGDGAVLDEYVPFLTLRALEPHEHEVYDLPAVTDEHASVYEHCLRALRRACTTGAHGLPLIGIGDWNDGMSRVGVEGRGESVWLAWFLAATLRAFALHAAGRGDRAAAAELRAHADGYVQAAEAHGWDGDWYRRAFFDDGTPLGSRESDECRIDSIAQSWSVISGAGAPGRQARAMASMEEHLVREDERMLVLLTPPFDRTPHDPGYIKGYLPGVRENGAQYTHAALWAVLATALRGQGDRAFELYQMLNPLTHARTPEAVERYRVEPYVVAADVYTAAGQVGRGGWTWYTGSASWMYRVGLESILGFTRRGDTLRMDPCVPESWPEIGIEYRFGTATYAITVLRPADVRRAGAEVRMDGRLLDDGSIPLRDDGARHEVVVRPRGEPHPAESRP; the protein is encoded by the coding sequence GTGGCCGCGGCCGCGTGGGCGGAGCGGCTGTCCGTGATCACGGTGCGCACGCCGGACCCGGCGTTCGACGCCATGGTCAACCGCTGGATGCTGTACCAGGCCCTCGCCTGCCGCATGTGGGCGCGCTCCGCGCTGTACCAGAGCAGCGGGGCGTACGGCTTTCGCGACCAGCTGCAGGACGTCCTGGCCTTCGTGTACGCGGAGCCCGCGGTGGCGCGGGAGCACCTGCTGCGCGCCGCTGCACGGCAGTTCGTGGAGGGCGACGTGCAGCACTGGTGGCACCCCCAGTCCGGCCGCGGCGTCCGCACCCGCTTTTCCGACGACCTGGCGTGGCTTCCCTACGTGGTGGACGGCTACGTGAAGGTGACGGGTGACGGGGCGGTGCTGGACGAGTACGTCCCGTTTCTCACGCTCCGCGCGCTGGAGCCGCACGAGCACGAGGTGTACGACCTTCCCGCGGTGACGGACGAGCACGCCTCCGTGTACGAGCACTGCCTGCGCGCGCTGCGGCGTGCGTGCACCACGGGCGCGCACGGCCTGCCGCTGATCGGCATCGGGGACTGGAACGACGGGATGAGCCGGGTGGGGGTGGAGGGGCGGGGAGAGAGCGTGTGGCTGGCCTGGTTCCTCGCCGCCACCCTGCGCGCCTTCGCCCTCCACGCCGCCGGCCGGGGAGACCGGGCCGCGGCGGCGGAGCTGCGCGCGCACGCCGACGGGTACGTCCAGGCGGCCGAGGCGCACGGGTGGGACGGGGACTGGTACCGCCGCGCCTTCTTCGACGACGGCACGCCCCTGGGCTCGCGCGAAAGCGATGAGTGCCGCATCGACTCCATCGCGCAGAGCTGGAGCGTCATCTCCGGCGCCGGCGCGCCCGGGCGGCAGGCGCGGGCGATGGCGTCGATGGAGGAGCACCTGGTCCGCGAGGACGAGCGGATGCTGGTGCTGCTGACGCCGCCGTTCGACCGGACACCGCACGATCCCGGCTACATCAAGGGCTACCTTCCCGGCGTGCGGGAAAACGGCGCGCAGTACACGCACGCCGCGCTCTGGGCCGTGCTGGCCACCGCGCTGCGCGGCCAGGGCGACCGCGCCTTCGAGCTCTACCAGATGCTGAACCCCCTCACCCACGCGCGCACGCCGGAAGCGGTGGAGCGCTACCGGGTGGAGCCGTACGTGGTGGCGGCGGACGTCTACACGGCCGCGGGGCAGGTGGGGCGAGGCGGATGGACCTGGTACACGGGCTCGGCCAGCTGGATGTACCGCGTGGGGCTGGAGAGCATCCTGGGCTTCACCCGGCGCGGCGACACGCTCCGCATGGACCCCTGCGTTCCGGAGTCGTGGCCGGAAATCGGGATCGAGTACCGCTTCGGCACCGCGACGTACGCCATCACCGTCCTGCGCCCGGCGGACGTGCGCCGCGCGGGGGCGGAGGTGCGGATGGACGGGCGGCTGCTGGACGACGGGTCCATCCCCCTGCGCGACGACGGCGCGCGCCACGAGGTGGTCGTCCGGCCGCGCGGGGAGCCGCACCCTGCCGAATCTCGCCCCTGA